From Pseudodesulfovibrio nedwellii:
TCAAACCAGTTTTTGCGCTGGCAGGACTGATGATGAGAGAATTAAAAATTGAAGCACAGCGTCTTAGAAAAGGACAAATGATCACATCATAAATTGGGAGAGCAACCAATGATCGAAATTTCCACCGCATACTCATCTGGCTTCAAGGTGTACTCCTCCGTCACAGTCGAGGATATTGAAGACCTCAAGAAGAAACTTGTCGAGTCAGGCCATGGCGTTGTAAGTTTAATTAGAGTAAGTCCTTGGGATGATAGTTGGTCTTACGTAAAGTCAGACATACCAGTCGGCGAGATATCTGATGCCGATATTACTTGGTTGAATAAGTGCTCTAATTCCCTTTATAGCGATAGCCGCTATTTAAAATGCAAGCTAGTTGATTGAATACGACTGCATCGTCGATCGAATTCTAGTTAAAAAAAAGTTAGTGTTTTAGGATAATTTATGACGGAAGATACAATGCAAGAGCGGCTGCAAGGGTTCATTGAGTTTTGGAAGACCTTGAAAGGGTATGAAAAAGGAGAGGCTCAACTGTTTTTGGACCACTTGTTTCGTGCGCTTGGACACGAGGATGGTGTCCACAGTGCGGGTGCTTCTTTTGAAGACCAAATCAAGAAAAAGAAAAGCACTAAGTTTGCTGACCTTCACTGGCCAGGTCGCGTGCTTATTGAAATGAAAAAGCGCAAAAGCGATTTAGCGAAACACTACGATCAGGCCTTTGATTACTGGACACATCTTACTCCAAATCGCCCACAGTACGTTATCTTGTGCAATTTCGATGAGTTTTATGTTTATGACTTTAATTTGCAAGTCGAAGAGCCTGTAGACAAGCTGAAAACCGAAGATATCCTAGCCCGTTTTACGTCGTTAAATTTCCTGCTTCCAGGCAATAAAACACCCATTTTTGCGAATAACCTCATTGAGGTTACAAGGATCGCTGCGCAGAAAGCCACTGATGTTTATAAAAGCATCGTGAATCGCGGCTACGATCAAGCAGATAGTCAAAGATTCATATTGCAATGTGTGTTTTGCATGTTTGCAGAAGATTTTGAGTTGCTGCCAACCGGATTGTTCACAGAAATTGTTGAGGATTCAATTTCGCAAGATGCCGGCTACAGCCTTGACGTTCTCCCGTGAAATAGGCCCAAAGATAATGTGAGTTTTTGGCGAAATCGATTATTACAAATCAGGAGGATTTCGCCATGAGAAAATCTAGGTACACTGAAGAACAAATTGCCTTTGCCCTACGCCAGGCCGAACACGGCACTCCCATCAAAGAAGTCATTCGTAAAATGGGCATTTGCGAACAGACCTTCTATCGTTGGAAAAAGCTATATGGCGGAATGGGCACCAGTGAACTCCGCAAGATGAAAATGCTTGAAGAAGAGAACCGCAAATTAAAGAGGCTTGTCGCAGATCTAAGCCTCGATAAAGTCATGTTGCAGGATGTGCTGTCAAAAAAGCTTTAAAGCCTGCTCGTCGGCGCAAACTGGTCGATGAATTCAGAATCAATTACGATGTAAGCATCCGTCATGCTTGCAGAGTGGCATTGATTTCACGATCTTTGTACGGTTACCAGCCCAAAACCGATGATCAGGCAGAATTACGCATGCGCATTCATGAAATAGCCGCTGCGCGAGTTCGTTATGGCTACAAGCGTATTCATATCTTATTGCTTCGTGAAGGATGGCAAATCAATCACAAACGCGTTTACCGACTCTATCGGGAGGAAGGGCTTACCCTTCGCAGCAAACGTCCTAAAAGAATTGTAAGCGCGGCTCATAGGCAGCATGTTGAGAATGCTGAAAATCCTAATGAAGTTTGGTCAATTGATTTCATGAGTGACGCCCTGTTTGATGGTCGGCGGCTAAAATTGCTGACTGTGGTAGACAATTACACCCGTGAATGCCTTGCCATCAAAACGGGGCAAGGCATCACTGGGGATCAAGTCGCTGATACTCTGGGATACATTGCAGTCGGTCGATCATTTCCTAGCCGGATCAAATGCGACAATGGACCGGAGTTTACATCAAAGGCCTTGGACAAATGGGCCTATGAACACAACGTTGTTTTGGATTTTTCAAGACCTGGAAAACCTACAGACAACGGATATATTGAGTCTTTTAATGGACGTTTGAGAGACGAATGCCTGAATGTAAACTGGTTCTTGTCTCTGGACGATGCACAGCGTAAGATCGGGGCGTGGCGTGAAGACTATAATGTGAGTCGTCCTCACACATCTCTGGGCAACTTGACGCCGTTCGAATTTGCTAGCCATGCCGGGCAATTGCCCGGCATGGCTGAACCTGAAAAAAGCCAAAAAATCGCATAATGCCCAGCCCTAAAACGGGGAGACCCTCAGCCTTATCACCAGCCTGTTCAATCAAATGGACTCAAAGAAGGGTGCTTTTGAAGGGAAGCTAAAAGGCGTCCCCTATTTCAACGGTGGATTGTTTAGCAACATCCCCTCAGTCACTCTCAACAAAGAAGAGCTTGAACTGCTAAGGGATGCAGCAATTGAAGACTGGTCACAAGTGAAGCCAGAAATTTTTGGTACGCTATTCCAGTCGAGTATGGAGGGTGATGAGCGTCATGCATATGGTGCGCATTTTACGAGTGAGGCTGACATCTACAAGATTGTTATGCCAACCATTGTTCGGCCATGGCGCGAAAAAATTGATAAAGCCAAAACCTTGAAGTCCCTGATTGCCCTAAAAAATGAGATAACGAAATTCAATGTCCTTGACCCTTCCTGTGGAAGTGGCAATTTCTTATATGTTGCCTATAGAGAATTGAAAAAGATTGAAAGTCTTATCGTTGATAAGATTTATGAGAACTTCGGTGAAAAAAATATCAGGAAAGTTGGTCTGTCCCGTGTCAGCACAAACCAGTTTTGGGGAATAGATAATAATCCCTTTGCGGTTGAACTAGCGAAGGTGACATTGCTTTTGGCAAAGGAAATCTCCATTATCAATCAGAATAAGCACTTCAAGAAGCACGTCCCTTTACCGGACATGTATGAAAAGACTCTCCCCTTAGACAATATCGATGAGAATGTCGTTTGTGCAGATGCATTATTCAAAAAATGGCCTGAAGCTGACGCAATCATAGGCAATCCACCATACCAATCGAAGAACAAAATGCTTCAAGAATATGGCAGGGAGTATTTAGATAAGTTGCGTGGCTTGTATCCAAAGATACCTGGTCGGGCAGACTACTGTGTTTATTGGTTTAGGAGGGCTCATGATGTGCTCGAGCAGGGTGGACGGGCCGGTCTTGTTGGAACAAACACCATTAGGCAGAACTATTCTCGAGAAGGGGGATTAGACTACATCGTTAGCAACGGTGGAACCATCACGGACGCAGTAGGAACACAGGTCTGGTCCGGCGATGCTGTTGTCCATGTCTCTATTGCCAACTGGGTTAAAGGCAAAGCGAATGGTGAATGCACTTTAATGAACCAGTTAGGTGATGGGATAGATAGCCCATGGGAATCCTACACACTTGATGTAATCCCTTCCTCGCTTTCACCAAAAGCCGACTTAACATCTGCAAGTTCGTTGGCCATAAACAATCAAGCTAAATCCTGCTTTCAGGGGCAAACCCATGGGCATAAAGGCTTTTTGATAGATAAAAGTGAAATCCAACAACATCAAAAAAACGACCAGCTTTCTGATGTTATTTTCCCCTATCTGACCGCTCGTGATATGCTTACGACTTACCCATCTGGGCCCGAGCGTTATGTTATCGACTTTGGCAATTTTGACATTGTGAAAGCCAGTCAGCACAAAATTGAATTTAAAAAAGTAAAAGAGAATGTCCTACCGGATATAGAAGCAAAGGCGAGGGCTGAACGCGACAAGTCTGGTAGAGACACTGGCCCGCGCCAAAACCATCTTAGTCATTGGTGGAAATTTTGGAGGCCTAGGCGAGACATGATAGATACGATTTCTAGCATGACGCGCTATATAACTTGTGGGCGGGTGACAAAAAGGCCTATTTTTAGCTTTGTTTCATCGAGCATTCACCCCAATGACGCATTGATGGTTTTTGCTTTTGAAGATGATTATTCTTTCGGCATACTTCAGTCTTCAACTCACTGGCTGTGGTTTACAAATAGGTGCTCAACCCTCAAAGGCGATTTCAGGTACACCTCTGAGACTGTTTTTAACTCTTTCCCTTGGCCTCAGAAGCCAACCCCCCAAAAGGTAAAAGATGTAGCTGCTGCTGCGGTTTCGTTGCGTAGAATTCGACAAGATTTACTCTCCACAAACGAGTGCACTTTACGGGAATTGTACCAGGCCATGGAGTTGCCCGGAAAAAACCCTTTGAAGGATGCTCAGGCCGCACTCGATTTGGCCGTGATTAAGACCTATGGCTTTAAGGCGAAGTCAGACATCTTGATTCAGCTGCGCGATCTTAATTTGGAGTTGGCTAAAAAAGAAGCAATAGGTGAAGAACTCACAGGGCCAGGCGTTCCGAAATCCTTTAAGAAAATTCAGGATATCACGTCTGACGACCGCATCTCTGTGCCTGTGGAGTAGAGTTCATCTCAGTCGCACTTTTCATCAGTTTCCAAAAAGAAGGTCCTCATAATCCTTGAACCCGTAGTTGATGAAAACGAAGCCTAATTTTCTGGAGACTGTGTGATCTCTTCCGATTGGAATGATGGACGAAATGGTTTTGATGATTTCACTATCATCTTTACCTACAACTTGTTCTTCGATCAGGATCGCGGAGTGGCCTGTGAACGCATCCCAACTCCAGATTTCTAGCAGAACATCCAGATCGTCAATGACTACAGCCTGAGCTCCCAGAACGGTTGTACCGGGTTCCATAGGGCGATCTTTGAACAGGTGTTCCTCCTTCATTTCGAGAAGTATTTGGCATATGTGAATGCCAATCCGGCACAGATAGCTCAGGCCAAACTGCTGCTTGGTGGATTCTCGTACCATAAGACACACAATCGGAGTGTGCTCGGGACGCTCAACGACATGAAGTACGCCAGTGAATTCATGCTGACCGACCGGCTTGGCCTTTTGCCTGAGACCGAAGAGGAGCACCGCTGGGTTGCCTCATTTCTGAACCAAACGCCGTGCCGATGTAAAGACCTAAAAGGCGTTGTGTTTCCTGACCGGGAAATCCTCAAGATGATTGATCGGGTGGGATAATTTCCAGCCAACCATCGCATAGACTTGAGAGAGGCTTTACCCTCTCTCAAGTCTATCGACAATTCATTTAATCATTTGGTGTTGGATTAATTTAAGCATCCAAGTCATCCGGATGAGCTTGAGTTAATCCAGGAATCCACGACTCAACAATATATCTTGGTTCAATCGTATTGACTGTCGGCTCCACTAGTGCCAGCGGACAAGACTCCATACATATTCCATCAATCATAGTTTCGGCAAGACATACGATTGTATCCGGAAAAACATTTAATTGAGGACACCCAAACTCATCAATAGGGATCAAGATGCTCGTTCTCATAAACCTGTTACCTTCAACTGATTCATAGTATTCTATATTAGATGGAATACTTCTAGGTGGCGTAAACTTGCAACCAGCCATCAAATCAGGAAGTGCTACTTGAATGACATTGCTTGTACCTTTCGCATGCTTCTGCATGGTCTTTTTAGTTTTCCTAATCACATTTTTTTTCTTTTTCTTAGACATTTCAATTACCTCAATGTAAAATTAATTTTTTGCATTCCTCTAGCCTATTATATGGCCACAGCGAGTAATTAAATATTCACACGAGTTCACTGGAGGCTTGTATAAGGTTAATATTGGAAGCGATTGAATAGCCGTCATCGATTCAGCGCCCACGATCTTGCTTGAGTATCTGTGGTCAACAACATCTCTTAAGCCGGTAGCGGCGGTTTGGGCGCTAAGAAAGCAATGGGTCAACCGCTACTGCCGCTACTCCCCCCAAAGCATATTCCAATGACATCTATTCTTTTTAAGCATTTTAACCGTGCGATTTACCGCCTTAACCGCCCGACCTGCCGACAGAAAGAAGGCAGCCTAGGATTATACCCAGACTGCCCTTTATTTCACTTATCAAAAAACCTCCCCATTGCTTTTTCCCACATGGGAATTTGCAACAGGTTCAGTTTTTTCATTTGTTATACTAATGATCCGATCACCTCCTGTCTGTCGGTCAATTTTGATGCCGGACTTTCGAAGGAAAGCCTGGCAACGCGTCAAACGCTTGCCAAATGAAGCTGGCGTTTGCGGCCAAAACTTCAGCCTGACGATTCGTTCATCCACAACATTTTCAAGATCCTTTAGTAGCTCAGAAGGTGTCCCTTCCCAACCAAAGGCACCTGACATCAGCGCAATGATCGCGTTGGAGACATGATCTGATTCCAAAGCGAGCCCAATAGACTCGTTCTGATTGCTTCTATAAGCTTCAAGAAAGGCACCGGAATCCCACGGCATGGCATTCTCTGCCGCTACACACCAAAGAGTGAAATCCGCCATTCTTGGTGACTTTTCGACCTGAACACTTTCTTTATTCTTCAAGGCACATACAACGCCATCGCACAGACCACCCAACACCTTAGGAACAGCCTCATTGATAGCGTTGGACAACTCGGATTCTGTCATTCTGCGTTCCGTAGTAATCTCAGGTAGCGTCACTCGAAGACCTCGATCCACAAGGTCATGACGGCTTGCAACCTGATCAATCCCGTTAAGGACGATAGGACGCATGATTGTAAACAGTGCCTCTTCGTCATTGGTAAACAACTTCCGAGCCGAGAAACTGCCGCCAGTCGCCATGCGACACAAGGCATCTGACAACCAGGTTGGCACTCCGGAAAGATTGTCCAGAGTCACGATCCAAGAATTGTTAGCGGATATGATCAAGTCTTGTTCATTACGTGGAGCTGCTCGAGTTGGAGCGACCGATGGGTCAAGCAACATTCGTAACAGGCGGGTCGTACTACTCTTAGCCGAGCCTTGCTCGCCCTCTAGGATTAATACAGGATACGGCCCTGGCGAAAGTACACCTAACAGCCATGCTTCGATCAAAAGCGCATCCTCTTTCTCAATATTCAGGAGCTTCCGTATCTCATCAACCTTTCCACCCACCTGAGGTTCTGGAAGAGATAGCATTCCTTTAACACGACGAAAGCGAACTGGTGGACTGGTCACAATCCTCCATCCATCTGCAGTGATTTCAACGATACGCCACTGTTCATCGCACAGATCAATGTACACAGCGTCATCGAGGTGAGCGATGCGTGTAAAGACTTTTTTCTTTTTCGCACCACCAAACAATCCGCGAGCAGTGACGAACTGGATCAGATCCTGCGCTGCAGCTGTCTTAAGGTGCTTGTTTGTTTCCTTGTAGTATCGATAACCGATCAGGTTCTTGAACTCAGAACTATCCACGCGGTAGGTCTCACGATGGTCGTCCACATGGATGTCTGCATAAACCGTCATGCCATCTTCCGCCGGATAGAAATCGAACGGCTCAATCAGGCTTGAAACCCGCTCGGATTCCGTCTGTTTCACGGCTTCTACACCCTTGGCAGCAGCCCAGATCATTCCTGGGAACGGAACGCCGCAATTACACCCACAATCGTAGAGATGTCGGATTTTTTCGCAGCTCATATTAGGCTGAATTCTTTCAATCTTCTTATCTGTTTTATCGGGATCATATTCGGGATGACTTGAACTCAATTCATGGCTCAACCAATGGCCGAATTCACCAAGTCCTTTCAATACAGACAACATGGCGTGCCAGAGAGGTTCTTCCAGCGTCTCTGCATTCGCTGAGCAGTACTGTATGAACTTGCACTTCAGAATGAAGTCAGCAGGATTCACGAGGCTGTTACTAGGAGGCCTGTGAACCATTTCTTTATGCCATCGATATAAAGCGGCTAACGGCTCTGCCAAACGATAAGACGCAGGGGGGATCTCAATATGACGCGGCTCACGCGCTAATTTAATCAAGTCGTCGTAGCTTTGTGTCGACAGCTCCTCCCAGGTAATAGGAACCTTGTACATACCATTTGGCCGCTGGATATTATCCATCCGCAATAGCTTTCCTTTCCCCATGCAGTACATGCTGGTGTCCACTGAATTCGGTTGGTCATACCCAATACGCACAGTGATAAACCGCACCATGCTTCCATAAATACGTGGAAGCAAAGGGTCACCTTCAGTCCCGCCAAACAGATACGACGGGACCATTATATGAAAGCCCTTGGAGCCAGTTATCCAGTAAAGCAACTCTTCCGGACGTACGTGATGGCCTAGCAGGTATTTCACAAATTGAATGCAATCCTTCCGGGCTATTTCCGGATCATCTTTGCAGTCAAAATCAATGACAAGGTCACCAACCCGATTTGGTTCTTCCTTGCCTTTTTCTGGTTCATGCTCGAAAGCCATAGTCGACAGAAAGGCTGCCCCTTTTTGTCGCACCTGCTCTAGAACATTCTTACAGGCCTCAATAATTTTCCAGGGCCCTGGCTTATCGCCGTTCATGGAGGCCCAATAATGAATTAATTTCATTAGATTTCTCCTTTTACAAAATGAAAAGGCCGGGGAGCTTATGCTCTCCGGCCTTTCGTGCACCTCATTGAGGTGAACCTCTAGTTTATCTGTTGCATCCACCAATCCAAAAACGGATCACGTACAATCAGCACTTTTCTCGCTCCTTGCCGCTTGAAACATTCAGAAGGGATCTTCTTTTGTGCCCTCAAGTTCTGGACAGTCCTCCACCTAATTGCGCCCGAAAAGAGAGAATCCAATGATGTCCCAGCAAAGACCGGGGGTAGATGTTCAACCAGTTGTTGTTTTAAGTTTTCCACAGTAATCTCCTTGGTTTGTTTTTAACTCATAGGATGTCACCAGTGAATAAAAAATAATTTGAGGATGTCATTCGGCTAGCCTGCATATTTGCGTTAGCGGGCTGGACGTGACATTTAAAAGATAAGTAATCGTGAATTATTCAAACAGGTCTGAAAGATATGAACAACAAACGGTATCGCTATGTTCGTTATGAAAATAAAACCATTTCCCATTTCATAGACAGCCCTGATGAATGTGCACGGCAAATCTCTCTGGGGGCAGCGCAATTCAGCGTCCACTCTTATTCCAGCCCTCTGGAGCATGAGGCCCGACCGAAACGAATCTGGGGGGATTTACACTTGTGTTTTATCTTTTCCACCGAGACCTTCAATTCAGAAAGGCTCTCAAGCCTGCTCAACCTACTCACCATCCACGATATCCCAAACCAAAGTGTAGCTGCTTACTACATAAACAACGGCGTTGAAGTCATCATTGATGAACGCACCTTCAGGGGCGAAGTCGGGTCGCCTTGTCGTTTCGATTTTGACGGAGCCATTCAAAGACTGGCCCAAGCTGACTCCCTTTCATACCTAACAATCAACAATGTCCGAGTGACAATGAGCCAGATCCCAGTGGCCACAATTAAAGACCCGGAAGCATTGGAACAGACTCGCCATCCGTTATTCGCAACCTGTACTCACTCCAAAAACACAGATGTCGTCACCACTTTAGCCAGGACCTACTATGCCCACCACTACAAGCTCAAAGGTTTGCAGGACTATATGGTCCCAAAACATGCATACACAGCCAACTGTTCAATATACAATACATTATTAAAGAGAAGTGAAGCCTCGTTAAATGAACTGGCGATCATATTCGATCTCTTCGGAGGTGACGATGAGTACTTCAAATATCTACTAGACCTTCACGGTCGCCAAAACATCCTTATCAACGTCCCGTCCATCCAACTCCGAAAGGCCCGCGCGCACCTAAAATCACGAATGAAGTGTAACAATGTGGAAAAAGCTCTTGGACGCATCGACAAGGCATACACCTGCCACCAAAAGTGCGGCGTCTCGACACCTCAGGCGTTCCCGTTCACAGCCGGTCACGATTGCCCGGCTGGATTGATCAAAGAAGACTCTATCTTTTCCCTTCGGCCTACGGGGCTATATGCCTTCTACCCTGAACAAGACCGTTGGTTCAGAATCATGGACCCGATTTGGGTGAACCGGACCATGCCTGACACTCAAGGCGGCCTAGGTGCCCGAGAGATAATCTGTCACGATGTCGATGGTTTCTCCAAAACACTCGTCATTAACCAAAAGGATTTTGACTCCACGACTTTCTTTTCCATTCTGCAAAATAACCGCGTCCACGTACCGAATGACAACAGGATGAAAGGACAACTTCGTGCCTTCTTGGCTGGCCAATATCCCCGACAACCACGCACTGACCAAACAACTATGGTGGACCAATCCGGATGGCAGAACGGCTTTCAGTATATACCGTCAGGCACGCAACACTCACTATCAGCACCATACAAAGCACGAAACCAGGCCCTTCCCATCACATATGATGTGCGGCCCTCCCTCAAGGGTCTCCGCAAAACGCAAGATTCCGCATGCCGCCACCTGCTCCTTGGCGCACTCGCTTCTATGACAGCCCCGACCCTGGCCCTAGTCAAGACTCCGGGCATTTGTCTGCACTTTCACGGGAGAAGCCAGAGCGCTCGAAACGCACTGCTTGCTTCCATCTCCAAGGTAGCTGGCCACGCCATCTACTCGCTCCCCGACGCTCTCAAGCACGTGGTAGCGCTAAAGGGACATCACAAGGACTCAACTCTTCATATTGCCGAAGTCGAAGACGACGACATCAAAGGGATGCACCGTTTCATCCGCCGCTATTTCCTAGGCAGAAAAGGAAAGGATGGGCCTGTTGCCGGGATCATCATCTCAACGGGCAATAGCCCGCTTGGGCAAAAAGGCGGCCACCTGTTCACCCACAACAAAAGAGTCCTCGCGGTTGACGTGGAGTTACCCGAAGACCACACGGCAACCTACACTGAACTGCAGCCACTCCAGGACGCACTCATTGAAGCGTTGACAGTGCACCGTGATGAAACTCTCTCCGCTCTCAAAGGGAAAAAAGAGGAGCTTCTACGCGCCGAGCCTCAAGCCAAAGACCAGGTCGGAAAGCAAGTAGCATCAATCTTCTGGCTGTGCGCAGCTGTGGGAACTTGGTTTCAGGAACAAGGAAAGCTTAGCTGGTGGAAAGGCAGAACCATTCAGAATCTGTTCAACGAAATAATCGTCAAATACAACCAGCATGAGTGCTTCATTTCAGCCTTGCATAAGCTATCCCTCATCATGCCGACGAACGCCA
This genomic window contains:
- a CDS encoding type IIL restriction-modification enzyme MmeI; protein product: MTEDTMQERLQGFIEFWKTLKGYEKGEAQLFLDHLFRALGHEDGVHSAGASFEDQIKKKKSTKFADLHWPGRVLIEMKKRKSDLAKHYDQAFDYWTHLTPNRPQYVILCNFDEFYVYDFNLQVEEPVDKLKTEDILARFTSLNFLLPGNKTPIFANNLIEVTRIAAQKATDVYKSIVNRGYDQADSQRFILQCVFCMFAEDFELLPTGLFTEIVEDSISQDAGYSLDVLP
- a CDS encoding IS3 family transposase (programmed frameshift), coding for MRKSRYTEEQIAFALRQAEHGTPIKEVIRKMGICEQTFYRWKKLYGGMGTSELRKMKMLEEENRKLKRLVADLSLDKVMLQDVLFKKALKPARRRKLVDEFRINYDVSIRHACRVALISRSLYGYQPKTDDQAELRMRIHEIAAARVRYGYKRIHILLLREGWQINHKRVYRLYREEGLTLRSKRPKRIVSAAHRQHVENAENPNEVWSIDFMSDALFDGRRLKLLTVVDNYTRECLAIKTGQGITGDQVADTLGYIAVGRSFPSRIKCDNGPEFTSKALDKWAYEHNVVLDFSRPGKPTDNGYIESFNGRLRDECLNVNWFLSLDDAQRKIGAWREDYNVSRPHTSLGNLTPFEFASHAGQLPGMAEPEKSQKIA
- a CDS encoding class I SAM-dependent DNA methyltransferase; the protein is MDSKKGAFEGKLKGVPYFNGGLFSNIPSVTLNKEELELLRDAAIEDWSQVKPEIFGTLFQSSMEGDERHAYGAHFTSEADIYKIVMPTIVRPWREKIDKAKTLKSLIALKNEITKFNVLDPSCGSGNFLYVAYRELKKIESLIVDKIYENFGEKNIRKVGLSRVSTNQFWGIDNNPFAVELAKVTLLLAKEISIINQNKHFKKHVPLPDMYEKTLPLDNIDENVVCADALFKKWPEADAIIGNPPYQSKNKMLQEYGREYLDKLRGLYPKIPGRADYCVYWFRRAHDVLEQGGRAGLVGTNTIRQNYSREGGLDYIVSNGGTITDAVGTQVWSGDAVVHVSIANWVKGKANGECTLMNQLGDGIDSPWESYTLDVIPSSLSPKADLTSASSLAINNQAKSCFQGQTHGHKGFLIDKSEIQQHQKNDQLSDVIFPYLTARDMLTTYPSGPERYVIDFGNFDIVKASQHKIEFKKVKENVLPDIEAKARAERDKSGRDTGPRQNHLSHWWKFWRPRRDMIDTISSMTRYITCGRVTKRPIFSFVSSSIHPNDALMVFAFEDDYSFGILQSSTHWLWFTNRCSTLKGDFRYTSETVFNSFPWPQKPTPQKVKDVAAAAVSLRRIRQDLLSTNECTLRELYQAMELPGKNPLKDAQAALDLAVIKTYGFKAKSDILIQLRDLNLELAKKEAIGEELTGPGVPKSFKKIQDITSDDRISVPVE
- a CDS encoding DUF6933 domain-containing protein, which codes for MNANPAQIAQAKLLLGGFSYHKTHNRSVLGTLNDMKYASEFMLTDRLGLLPETEEEHRWVASFLNQTPCRCKDLKGVVFPDREILKMIDRVG
- a CDS encoding DUF927 domain-containing protein; its protein translation is MNNKRYRYVRYENKTISHFIDSPDECARQISLGAAQFSVHSYSSPLEHEARPKRIWGDLHLCFIFSTETFNSERLSSLLNLLTIHDIPNQSVAAYYINNGVEVIIDERTFRGEVGSPCRFDFDGAIQRLAQADSLSYLTINNVRVTMSQIPVATIKDPEALEQTRHPLFATCTHSKNTDVVTTLARTYYAHHYKLKGLQDYMVPKHAYTANCSIYNTLLKRSEASLNELAIIFDLFGGDDEYFKYLLDLHGRQNILINVPSIQLRKARAHLKSRMKCNNVEKALGRIDKAYTCHQKCGVSTPQAFPFTAGHDCPAGLIKEDSIFSLRPTGLYAFYPEQDRWFRIMDPIWVNRTMPDTQGGLGAREIICHDVDGFSKTLVINQKDFDSTTFFSILQNNRVHVPNDNRMKGQLRAFLAGQYPRQPRTDQTTMVDQSGWQNGFQYIPSGTQHSLSAPYKARNQALPITYDVRPSLKGLRKTQDSACRHLLLGALASMTAPTLALVKTPGICLHFHGRSQSARNALLASISKVAGHAIYSLPDALKHVVALKGHHKDSTLHIAEVEDDDIKGMHRFIRRYFLGRKGKDGPVAGIIISTGNSPLGQKGGHLFTHNKRVLAVDVELPEDHTATYTELQPLQDALIEALTVHRDETLSALKGKKEELLRAEPQAKDQVGKQVASIFWLCAAVGTWFQEQGKLSWWKGRTIQNLFNEIIVKYNQHECFISALHKLSLIMPTNAKIGEYKIKRPREMEEISRGEILIPTAEMREVVPPQHTLRQWTAWLLKNTILIPNKAGRLSATYYSKKQGKSIKGYLVNHRKLHKVLNRAQKNVAKSSYLVF